Proteins from one Camelina sativa cultivar DH55 chromosome 8, Cs, whole genome shotgun sequence genomic window:
- the LOC104707301 gene encoding RNA-binding protein 7, translating into MSGGNSNCTVYIGNVDERVSDRVLYDIMIQAGRVIDLHIPRDKETDKPKGFAFAEYETEEIAEYAVKLFSGLVSLYSRTLKFAISGQDKLQASSGNRTRPQPLAFEHSDRAAYHSERFSSQLISPPSPLLPLDYTQELPPPGVVSNGASLEYSRRVLGSALDSINHSRPRRY; encoded by the exons ATGTCCGGAGGAAATTCCAATTGCACCGTCTACATAG GGAACGTAGACGAGAGAGTAAGCGATAGGGTTTTGTATGATATCATGATTCAAGCTGGTAGAGTAATCGATCTACACATACCTCGTGATAAAGAAACTGATAAACCTAAAGGCTTTGCCTTCGCTGAGTACGAGACTGAAGAAATCGCTGAGTACGCTGTTAAGCTTTTCTCTGGACTTGTTTCTCTCTACAGTAGAACTCTCAAGTTTGCT ATATCTGGACAGGATAAGTTGCAGGCGAGCTCCGGTAATAGAACGAGACCTCAGCCTTTGGCTTTCGAGCATTCAGATAGAGCTGCTTATCATTCAGAGAGGTTTTCGTCGCAATTGATCTCTCCGCCTTCACCTCTTCTGCCTTTGGATTACACACaag AGCTACCTCCACCAGGAGTAGTATCAAATGGAGCAAGTTTGGAGTATAGTAGAAGAGTTCTTGGTTCAGCACTAGATAGTATCAACCATTCAAGACCACGTCGCTACTGA